tcttcccacctcaacctcccaaagtgctgggattataggtgtgagccaccatgcctggccaagagatACTTTAAATCACCTTATCTACCTGCTCCCAGTCCCCTATTGTACAAATGGGAAATTGAGATTTAAACTAAAAGGCTTACTTAACAATGCATGGTGAGTCACAGACCCAAGTCAGCCAAGAACCCCCACCCCCAAGACTTGTAGTCCAGTGCTCTGGCCTCTGGCCTGGTGTCACTTTATTAAGCAAAGTGAATCAGTCACTCACCCAAAGAACTCAGAAATCTCTGAACAAAGTGGAATAAACTGCCCAACTCTGCCAACTGCCCCCTCAGCCCACATGGGTAGGGCAGTAATGCAAGGAAAAGTGCCCTGGGCCAGAAGTCAAGAACCCCTGGCTGTAGAACTAGCTTCCTCCCTTACCAGCTATGTGATCTCAAGTAAGCCCTTCTCATCTCTATACTCAGTTTCCTCTCTCTAAAAcagggggaggggaaggtgggATTTGAAGGAGCTGATCTCTAAGGTGCCTGAAATTCTATTATTATATGGGGGTTATTGGACAATTCATCAAATCCCCAAGATTAAACCCACACAGATTACAGAGAATTTGAATGCCAAGAGGTCAGCAACTCATCTGCAGACTCCAGATTAAGGTTGATGAATTGAGGGTTCCAGCTTGCCTTTGCAGGAGAAATAGAACGGAAATACATAATATCACCTCCATGGGTACCACAGAGAAGTATGGAGCCATACCCCTCACATCCTATAGTTCACCTTTCTCATCCTCTTCAAAGATCCACATCTAAATTGAGTTGAGTGAGATGAATTTGAAACAAGCCCATTAGGATGTCCACATCTGCCTTCTTCAAAGTAGTCCTTTTAGGAGTTTGGGCAATTCTtccaatgaggcagtaattcctccCTGCATTTGTAAAAGTCCTCTTGTGGAAACAGACCAGCCTCATGACTTTGTCCTCACACCGTGGCTGTCATTTCAAGTGACAATTATCAATTTGATGACCCATTGTATTCTCTATACTTGACCTGGAGTGACTTCCAGCCATTTCCAAAAGTTACAGTCCTCATTTAAAAGATAGAGGTCTCTCCTCAATGATGATATTCAAGTGATTACACTCCATGTTCCAAAGTTAATTCCCTGCAATGCTCTGAGCAATGGAATCATCAGAAAGTGATATAATGCCTCCTCCAGGGGGTCTCTTTTGGAATGGCAGTCACTTGTTGAATGTCCTGAggtgcttattttaaaaaaccatctctgAAGCATGACAATCAcatttcccccttctctttctcatcCCTGGAAGACTCCAAACTTTTCCCTTCACCAgctctcctcccccacccctcccatccCCTGGCCCCACTTTCCTCAGCCCAACTCTCTTCCCTGCCAGCAATTAGGCAAAAGCCTAAGTTGCTGAGTCTTCAAAATCTATCTCTGATCGAAAGGTGGGTGGAAGTGGGGGACTCTAATGGGTCCTGAAAAATTGTCTCAGCATTTCTCATTCCCAAAAGGCCCTTCTCTGGTTCTTAGGGTAAGATGACTGCCTTGGTCAAACATTTTGGAGGGTCCCAGGGACTCACTCCCATTGGGCATGGCACCAGAACTTTCCTGCATGGTGCAGGGGCGGGAGGTGGGGATGGAGACCTGCCCTCCAGAGACCCATGTCACCCAATGCTTTTGACCACTCACATCTCAAAACATTGGATAAGCACAATAGACAGCCTCTCGCCCTTATCACAGCATTTTAAAGGTTACAAAACACTCTTTCATTTGTCCTTTTGGCACCTTCTccactgttttacagatgaggaaactgagcctcagagaagtAAAGTGAAACACCCAAGTTGATAGTGTCAGCAAGTTAAAAGTCCAAGCCAGATCTCTTGATTCACCTTTTATGCTTTTTTTCAACATAATAGAAATCGATCAAACCTACAGTAACCCCTCATTCAGATAAATATTTCCCCCAAGACAGCCAACAGAGACCCTTGGAGACACTAACTTAATGCTAGCCCAGCAATAAATGCAGTCTACCCATATCCAAGCACACAGACCCACCTATCTAGTCCCAAGGCTCTGTCCCCTGCCCTAAGGTGTCTTTATCCAGCGCACCCCCTCCCCAGTACCCACTGAGGGTCCGTCAGCCAAGGAGGTGAGTGTCTTAACACAGAGAAGCAAAATCTACCTGACTCCTTCAGGAAGGGGACCTGGCAGGAAGGAGACCCGTCCCCGGCGCTTGTTCTGGGGGTTCCGCCCACCCCCTCCCCTACCTGCCAAGAGCTGCATCCAGGCGCAGATCTTGTAGACCGTAGCTGTGTTGCAGAAGAAGAAAAGCGCAAAGCAGGTGATGCAGCCGAGGATCAGCACCATGGAGAGCAGCACGAAGAAGGCGGCCGCCTTGAAGGCGCTGGACGGGATGGTGCTGAAGTCGGTGAAGGAGCCCCGGCAGGTGAGCTCGCGGCCCGCCAGCCCGCTGCCCACGCAGTAGTGGAAGAGGCCGAAGTAGCCAGGCTTGGGGGTGCTCACGCTGTCGCCCACCCAGTAGGGCTGGATGAAGACCACCACGTTGATGATGGCGAAGCAGATGGTGAAGATGGCCCACAGCACGCCGATGGCCCGCGAGTTCCGCATGTAGTGCTCGTGGTAGAGCTTGGAGGCCTCCTGCGAGGGCAGCATGGTGCCCGGAGgcggggccggcggcggcggcgcctgGCGGGGGCCGCCGGCCCGGGACGGAGCGCCGGGCTGTCGGGCGGGAGCTGGGGACGCACGCGAGAAGCGGCCCTGAGTCAAGGAACCCGcgagggcggggcctggggcaGAGCTGGGGGCGTCTGGGAGCTGAtaaggggagagaggaaggggtcATGAGAGTGTTGAGGCGGTGTCTAGGGGGACTGGCAAAGGTCTCCTATTGGGGGCCTAGGAAGGGGCCATGAGAAAGTTGGGGGGAGCCTGGGATGGGGATATGAGACCTGGAAGGGGTAGGGGAAGGTGCTTGAAAGTGGCCATGGGGGAGTTGAGGAGGGGGTTTGGGAGCTGGTATTAGGAGAGTAGGAGGGGACAGGGGGAGGTGGAATGGAGGCTGGAGACTGGTATTGGAGGACTAGCAGAGGGGCTGAATTTAGGGAGCTCGGAAGGGAATTTGGGGACTGGTATTAAGGGGTAGAAGGAGGTCTGGTATTGGGTGTCTAGGAAGGGACTATGAGGCGGTGGTGGGCGCTTCTAGGATGGGGGAAGAAGCAATTTAAGAGGCTGGGACTG
This sequence is a window from Macaca fascicularis isolate 582-1 chromosome 2, T2T-MFA8v1.1. Protein-coding genes within it:
- the LHFPL4 gene encoding LHFPL tetraspan subfamily member 4 protein isoform X2, whose product is MLPSQEASKLYHEHYMRNSRAIGVLWAIFTICFAIINVVVFIQPYWVGDSVSTPKPGYFGLFHYCVGSGLAGRELTCRGSFTDFSTIPSSAFKAAAFFVLLSMVLILGCITCFALFFFCNTATVYKICAWMQLLAALCLVLGCMIFPDGWDAETIRDMCGAKTGKYSLGDCSVRWAYILAIIGILNALILSFLAFVLGNRQTDLLQEELKPENKDFVGSTVSSVLRPGGDVSGWGVLPCPVAHSQGP